A stretch of DNA from Gimesia chilikensis:
GATTTCGCCAGGGCAATCAGGTCATGCGCACCGTACATGGGGACCACTGCCTGGATGCGGGACGAAAGGCCTGCATAGGGCTCTTCAGGTTCGAGCTGTGGATCGTCGCCAGTCACAGCCAGCATCGCGACCAGGTGTCCGCCGGCGGAACCACCGATCGCTCCGATGTGGTCGGCGTCGATGTGATATTTGTTGGCATGTTTTCTGAGAAAGCGAACGGCGGTTTTACAATCCTGCAAGTGGCCTGGCCAGACCTGTTTGAGGTTATCAGTAAAGCGAGAATGTCTTTTTGCCAACTGGTAGTTGATGCTGGCACAGACGTAGCCGGCTTTAGCCAGGTTGGTGCCGATGTTGATTTCGCGACGGGCGCCTTTGTCACCGCCATGCCAGCCCCCGCCATGAATAATCACGACGGCGGGGTACGGGCCTTTCCGCAAGCGGGAATCGGGAAGATAGAGATCGAGTTTTTCCTCGCGGCCTGCGCCCAGGTAGTCCACGTCTTTCTGAATCTCTACCTCGGAAAGTTCACGTTTGACCCGTTCGGAGGGGGAAAGGAAGGTGACCCGGTCCCGGCCTGCAAGTTCGGTGAGTTCTTTAATATCGAAAGCTTTGAGCAGACCGAAGCAGAAGAGTTCGGGTGCCTGGCTGACAGCTTTATCCTCTTCGAGTACTTCCTTGAGGGACCCGTAAGAATCCTGCAGCCTGACACCTGAGATGGCTGCGGGTTCGATCGCAGCCGCGACGAGTGTGAACAGGCTGCTGCGGGGGCCGACGGACTGGATCTGAATGGTGGACTGCTTCTGGTCGGTTTTCAACCAGCGGGCGATGGCAGCGAGCTGGCTGGCCTGAATGCCCAGGGGGCGTTCTCCCACGGCAGCGACAAGCAGACCATACAGGAAGTCACGCTGACTGATTTTCGATTCGCCGAAGTAGAAAGGATCGACGGCGAGCACGTTCTGTCCTTGTGCCAGCAATGTTTCAACTGTTGCTGCCAGACTCTGACGGCCTGCATCTGCGACGACGATAGTGGTGGATTTTGCAGAACCTCGTGAAAATACCACGGCAGGGACGGTCCAGTTCTGATCGACGTTCAGTTTCCAGAAGGTGACTTTGGTGTCGCCTGCTGATTTGTGGTCGACCTTAGTGCCGATGACTTTTGACTCTGGGGCAGAGATGAGTTTTTTGAGTGCTGCCCGTTGTTTTTCAGGTGTGGTCTTTTTCGCGGGGCGAGGCAGATCCTGACTGAGTTTAAGGGCCAGAGTGTGGAAGTCCGCATTGTCAGCGGGGAGTTCGACCTGCAGTTCCTCCGCTGTTTTCAATTCTTCGTCACAGGGGATTTCTTCGACTGTCAGCGGTTTGCCGGGTTCGGAGAAGTGTGCTGAGAGCATGCGATAGAGGGCTTCGCGATTGTCTTTGAGGAAGTTGTGCGTGCCGGGATCGTCGTTGATGTGCTTCTGCAGATTTTCTTCTTTGCCGTAGAGCTTGAAGATTGGGAAGGCCGCCTTGAGCAGTGGGGGCTGGGCGTATCCCGATTCGAAGCAGCAGTTGTCTTTCGAGTTGTTGGTCAGCAAGGTCGGACGGGGGGCCCGCATCGCGGTCAGGTGTGTATAGTCTGCATAGAGCGCCAGGTCGTTGGGTGTCTGTTCGGAATCACCCAGGTCTTTGGTGTGATAGTTACGGGTGAGGAAGCTCGAGTAACCGGCTACCGGATTGGAGAGGGTGACCCGTTCGTCGAGGGAGCTGATAAAGATCGTCTGCCAGCCACCTCCAGAGAGGCCTGCGACTGCGACGCGCCGGGGGTCAGCGTTAGGATGCGTGAGTAGAACATCGAGCCCTTTTTTCATCGCGAGATAAAAGGGAGCAAGCCCGCTGGTGCCACACAGGTCGAGCTGGTTCATCTTGTAGTGTGTGAAGCCGGGAGAGTTGAGCTGACCCATGCCGAGCCATTCGACGTTGAGAGCCAGCATGCCGCGCTTGGCCTGATTGATACAGCGGACCTGTTTGTAGTCGGCGGCTTTTCCATCATTGCGGTCGTGACCGTTGACGTTCATCACGACAGGAACTTTGCCCGTCAGGTCATTGGGAATGTAAAGCAGGGCGGGGACCCAGAGTCCGGGGACGGCTTCGAAGCGAAGTTTCTGGATTTTGTATTCGGGACCGCCGGGGATGGTCTCTCCCCAGACGACGTTCAGTTTCGTGTCGCGCCATTTGGCGGCTTCACCACGATAGACGACTTTGTCCAGAACCTCTTTGCGAATGCGGTTATTGACCTTTTCCCATTCGGCGACGCTGCTGACTTCGGGCATGCCGGGGACTTTGGGAGCGATAAATGCCTGTACCTCTTTCCAAGGCTGATCTTTTTCCAGGATCGGTTGTTTCAGACAGTTCTGCAGGTCGGGTTCAGCGGCTGACAATCGCGAAAAACTGAGAGAAAGCAGGCTGCAGAAGACGAGTAGAGTGCGGACTGAATGGTGCCTCATGGCTGGAGCTCCCGATGAATTCTGGTGGGATCTGATAAATCAATATTGATTCATTCTGCGAAAAACGGGCAGGGAACACAAGTTGGTTAGGAAAATTAAAGAAGCGGCACGCGCAGCACGAACCCCGGTTGCTGGCCAAGTATCAGCAAGGTTCTGGTCAGGATTTTTTGCCTAACTCGATGGAACGGAGTGTGGCCGCAGCGACGGCGTTCATGAGGCTGCTGCGCAGGCCTCCCGATTCAAGGGCGTGGATGCCGGCGATCGTGGTACCACCTGGACTGGTGACCGCATCTTTAAGGGCACCGGGATGTTCACCGGTTTCGAGCACCATCTCCGCGGCGCCTTTCACCGTCTGTGCAGCGAGCTGAGTAGCGACGTGGCGGGGGAGTCCCATCCGCACGGCGCCATCGCTGAGGGCTTCAATGATCTGATAAATATAAGCGGGACCGGAGCCGGACAGTCCGGTGACGGCGTCGAGTTGTGACTCGGGCACTTCGACGGCGGTGCCGACGGTGGAGAGCAGGGAGTCGACCAGGCTGGCATCGGCTTCTGTCGCATTGCCTCCCCGGGCGAATGCAGAGGCCCCCTGTTTCACCAGACAGGGGGTGTTAGGCATGACGCGGATCACGCGGATGGAATCCCCGAGAGTCTCGAGGAAGAGAGAGAGTGGAGAACCAGCGGCGATGGAGACCAGCAGCTGTTTCCCGGTAATTGTGCCTTTCAGTTCCTGCAGAACGTCGGGGAGCTGCTGCGGTTTGACTGCGAGGATCACGATGTCGGACTGTTCAGCGACGGTGAGATTGGCCTCAAGAGTAGTTGCACCGGTTTCGTGGGCAAATTTTTCCCGGGCTGACTCGTAAGTGTCGCTGGCACAGACGTTTTCTGCAGAAGTGAAACCGGAGGAAATCAGGCCTCCTGCCAGGGCGGTCGCCATGCGTCCTGCACCAATAAAACCGACTTTCATTTGTCTACTGTCTGACATTCTGGGGGGCTTTCTGCTGTCTGTAGCTGTCAATTCGACTGTAATTTGAGGCTATTTCGTGCTGTCCTCAAATTTTCCTTCGGATAGTCCCTGATAGAGAGGACGTAAACTGCTAGAATACTATCTGCGTCTACGATATCAATGTAAGCGTAAGTAACTTTGAATTGTAACACCAACGATCGGAATGTGCATCAGTGCCCGTTTCAGACGTGTTGATCCATAAATGCGAGCTGATTGCGAGATGAAGACGGCCGGTTATAATAAGCTGCAAAATGCAACCGGGAATGAAAGCCAAACGAGAATGTCAGACGTGGTTCCCCCCCCGATTCGTGTGGGGGCGGTCTCTTATCTCAATTCGAAACCGCTGATTCAGGATCTGGAAGATCTCGCGGATAATGCTGAACTGATGTTGGATTATCCCAGCCTGCTGGCTGATGATCTGGCTGAGGGGCGAATTGATGTGGGGCTCATTCCCTCAATTGAAGTCATTCGCAGTCCCCACTATGAAGTGATTTCCAATGCCTGTGTGGCGACTCAGGGGCCGGTGCTGAGTGTGAAAATGTATAGCCGCGTGCCTCTGGGCAAAATCAAGCGACTGGCACTGGACATGGGCTCGCGGACGAGTGCGACGCTGGTCAGAATCATGCTGGCGGAGCAGTACGGCGTGTTTCCGGAAGTGGAACCGCTGCCGATCGAACAGACCATTGAAGCAACAACCGCAGATGCGATCCTGCTGATCGGCGATCGGGCGATTCATACACCAAGTACGAAGTTCGCTGCGACTTGGGATCTAGGCGAAGAGTGGTTGCGCTGGACAGGGCTGCCGTTCGTCTTCGCGATGTGGGCCGTCCGTAGGGATCAGGATACCGGATCGCTGGAGACCGCGTTATGTCAGGCACGCGACAGGGGTGTATCGATGCTGGACGAGATTGCCCGACGGGAAGCACCTAAGCTGGGCATTGACGTGGCGGTGGCAGAAAGCTATCTGAAGAATAATCTGAGTTTTTATCTGGGATCTGCAGAGCGTTGCGGATTGCAGCTGTTTCAAGAATTAGCCATTAAAACGGGACTTGCTCCCGAGGGGGTTCCTCTTGTCTTCCGAAATTGCATCTCTGCTGGATAAAGCAGTCGCCGGCGAACGTCTGAACCGAGAAGAGGGGCTCAAGCTGATGGAGTCTCACGATCTGGTTGCGCTGGGCAAGGCAGCCAACGAAGTCACGAAGCGACTGCACCCCGAGCCTTACCGGACCTATAACATCGACCGGAATATCAACTATTCGAATTCCTGTACGGCGGTCTGTGATTTCTGTGCGTTTTACCGGAATCCGAAGTCGCCGGACGTGTATGTGCTCAAGCCGGAGCAGCTGTATCAGAAAATCGAAGAGACCATCGAACTGGGGGGAGACCAGATCCTGCTGCAGGGAGGTCTGCACCCGACTCTGAAGCTGGAGTGGTATGAAGATCTGCTCCGCGATCTGCGGGAACGATATCCGACCGTAAACGTGCATGGCTTCAGTCCGCCGGAACTGCATCACTTCACCAAGGTCAACAAGCTGCCTCTCCGCGAAGTGCTGCAGCGGTTGAAAGATGCCGGCCTGGGTAGTCTGCCCGGCGGGGGAGGCGAGATCCTCGTGGACCGGGTCCGCAAGGAAATTACCCGCGGCAAAGCGCTGACCGACGAATGGCTGGAAGTGAATCGGGTATGGCACGAACTGGGGGGCATCTCGAGTGCCACGATGATGTTCGGCCATATCGAGACACTGGCTGAGCGGATTGAGCACCTGGATCGCCTGCGTGAACTGCAGGATGAGACGGGCGGCTTTTCGGCATTCATCTGCTGGACGCTGCAGCCTGATCATACCGATATGGATTACGTACCACCTGCCGGGGCATTCGAATATCTGAAGACCCAGGCTGTGAGCCGTCTGTACCTCGATAACTTTAAGAATATCCAGTCCTCCTGGGTGACACAGGGAGAAAAGACGGGGCAGATGGCACTCTTCTTTGGTGCCAATGATATGGGCAGCCTGATGATTGAAGAGAATGTGGTTTCCCAGGCGGGAACAACTCATCATCTGACAGTTGAGACAATTCGTCGCTGTATTACGGAATCGGGATACATTCCCCGGCAGCGGAATGTCTTTTATGAATATATCGATGATCCTGATTCTAATGGTCCTGCAAGGGGTTCAGGTCGCGTTCCTCTGCCCGTGCTGAACTGAGAGAAAATCGGTCAGAGAAACAGCTCAGTGCAGCCGATTCGCCATGATAGGTTATGCTTGCTTATATTAATGAAATATCGGTAAGCCTCTTCGGTCTGTCGATTTCCTGTTGAAGGTCGACAGGTGTATCGGGCAGCAGGAATAATGGACGAATATGATTCACATCGAGCAACTGAGTAAAAGTTTCGATGATTTGCGACGTGGCAGCATTGTCGCACTCGATTCAGTGAGCTTCGATGTCCAGGCCGGAGAAATCTTCGGCCTGCTGGGACCCAACGGTGCAGGTAAGACAACCTGTCTGCGATTGTTGAGCACCGTGCTGCAACCCACATCCGGAACCGCGACCGTGGCCGGTTATGACGTGCGAACGCATCCTCAGGAAGTCCGCTCCCATATCGGCTTCATGTCAGGCAATACGGGAATCTATGACCGGATGACGGCCTGGGAGATGGTCGAATACTTCGGGCGACTGTACGGTATTGAAGAAGGCCCCCTGCAGGAGCGGCTGGAGTGGATCTTCACCACGCTGCAGATGCAGGACATTCGGGACATGCTGGGCTCAAAGATGTCCACGGGGATGAAGCAGAAAGTTTCAATCGCCCGTACGATCGTGCACGATCCGCCGGTGTTAATCTTTGACGAGCCGACTTCAGGCTTGGATGTGCTGGTAGCACGAGCGGTTCTGAAGACGGTGGAAGCTTTGCGCGAAGAGGGTAAATGCATCATCTTTTCGACACACATCATGCGGGAAGTGGAAAAACTCTGCGACCGGGTGGCGGTGATTTATAAAGGTACCATCCTGGCAATCGGCAGTATTCCTGAACTCGAGGAACAATATCACGAATCGGATATGGAAGAACTGTTTTTCCATCTCATTCAGAAGCATGAAGATGAGCTGGCGATGAAGGCACAGACAGACCAATGATACAGTGGAAGAATATCAAGCTCATTTTGATGCGTGAATTGCGCGACCAGCTCCGCGACCGGCGGACGCTGTTTATGGTCGCCATTCTCCCACTGCTGCTCTATCCGGCGATGGGTATCGGGATGGTGCAGATGACTGTGATGTTTTCGGAGCAGCCGCGGAATGTTGTGCTGCTCGGGGCGAAAGATTTGCCTCAGCATCCGCAGTTGCTGGAAGGGGATCGATTCGTCTCCAACTGGTTTATGAATCCCGCCGACGCGGACAAATTGCGGGTGATTACCGATGCACAGGTT
This window harbors:
- the mqnC gene encoding cyclic dehypoxanthinyl futalosine synthase; its protein translation is MSSEIASLLDKAVAGERLNREEGLKLMESHDLVALGKAANEVTKRLHPEPYRTYNIDRNINYSNSCTAVCDFCAFYRNPKSPDVYVLKPEQLYQKIEETIELGGDQILLQGGLHPTLKLEWYEDLLRDLRERYPTVNVHGFSPPELHHFTKVNKLPLREVLQRLKDAGLGSLPGGGGEILVDRVRKEITRGKALTDEWLEVNRVWHELGGISSATMMFGHIETLAERIEHLDRLRELQDETGGFSAFICWTLQPDHTDMDYVPPAGAFEYLKTQAVSRLYLDNFKNIQSSWVTQGEKTGQMALFFGANDMGSLMIEENVVSQAGTTHHLTVETIRRCITESGYIPRQRNVFYEYIDDPDSNGPARGSGRVPLPVLN
- a CDS encoding alpha/beta hydrolase, translated to MRHHSVRTLLVFCSLLSLSFSRLSAAEPDLQNCLKQPILEKDQPWKEVQAFIAPKVPGMPEVSSVAEWEKVNNRIRKEVLDKVVYRGEAAKWRDTKLNVVWGETIPGGPEYKIQKLRFEAVPGLWVPALLYIPNDLTGKVPVVMNVNGHDRNDGKAADYKQVRCINQAKRGMLALNVEWLGMGQLNSPGFTHYKMNQLDLCGTSGLAPFYLAMKKGLDVLLTHPNADPRRVAVAGLSGGGWQTIFISSLDERVTLSNPVAGYSSFLTRNYHTKDLGDSEQTPNDLALYADYTHLTAMRAPRPTLLTNNSKDNCCFESGYAQPPLLKAAFPIFKLYGKEENLQKHINDDPGTHNFLKDNREALYRMLSAHFSEPGKPLTVEEIPCDEELKTAEELQVELPADNADFHTLALKLSQDLPRPAKKTTPEKQRAALKKLISAPESKVIGTKVDHKSAGDTKVTFWKLNVDQNWTVPAVVFSRGSAKSTTIVVADAGRQSLAATVETLLAQGQNVLAVDPFYFGESKISQRDFLYGLLVAAVGERPLGIQASQLAAIARWLKTDQKQSTIQIQSVGPRSSLFTLVAAAIEPAAISGVRLQDSYGSLKEVLEEDKAVSQAPELFCFGLLKAFDIKELTELAGRDRVTFLSPSERVKRELSEVEIQKDVDYLGAGREEKLDLYLPDSRLRKGPYPAVVIIHGGGWHGGDKGARREINIGTNLAKAGYVCASINYQLAKRHSRFTDNLKQVWPGHLQDCKTAVRFLRKHANKYHIDADHIGAIGGSAGGHLVAMLAVTGDDPQLEPEEPYAGLSSRIQAVVPMYGAHDLIALAKSRDLLSSFSEEEKSLSKQASAVSHISDDDPPFLILHGTRDTLVPVEQSELLQAALKKGGIPTELIIIEGAPHSFHLQPKQRDLRPAVIGFFDQHLKPQK
- a CDS encoding ATP-binding cassette domain-containing protein, encoding MIHIEQLSKSFDDLRRGSIVALDSVSFDVQAGEIFGLLGPNGAGKTTCLRLLSTVLQPTSGTATVAGYDVRTHPQEVRSHIGFMSGNTGIYDRMTAWEMVEYFGRLYGIEEGPLQERLEWIFTTLQMQDIRDMLGSKMSTGMKQKVSIARTIVHDPPVLIFDEPTSGLDVLVARAVLKTVEALREEGKCIIFSTHIMREVEKLCDRVAVIYKGTILAIGSIPELEEQYHESDMEELFFHLIQKHEDELAMKAQTDQ
- the proC gene encoding pyrroline-5-carboxylate reductase; this translates as MSDSRQMKVGFIGAGRMATALAGGLISSGFTSAENVCASDTYESAREKFAHETGATTLEANLTVAEQSDIVILAVKPQQLPDVLQELKGTITGKQLLVSIAAGSPLSLFLETLGDSIRVIRVMPNTPCLVKQGASAFARGGNATEADASLVDSLLSTVGTAVEVPESQLDAVTGLSGSGPAYIYQIIEALSDGAVRMGLPRHVATQLAAQTVKGAAEMVLETGEHPGALKDAVTSPGGTTIAGIHALESGGLRSSLMNAVAAATLRSIELGKKS
- a CDS encoding menaquinone biosynthetic enzyme MqnA/MqnD family protein gives rise to the protein MSDVVPPPIRVGAVSYLNSKPLIQDLEDLADNAELMLDYPSLLADDLAEGRIDVGLIPSIEVIRSPHYEVISNACVATQGPVLSVKMYSRVPLGKIKRLALDMGSRTSATLVRIMLAEQYGVFPEVEPLPIEQTIEATTADAILLIGDRAIHTPSTKFAATWDLGEEWLRWTGLPFVFAMWAVRRDQDTGSLETALCQARDRGVSMLDEIARREAPKLGIDVAVAESYLKNNLSFYLGSAERCGLQLFQELAIKTGLAPEGVPLVFRNCISAG